Within Actinoplanes sp. L3-i22, the genomic segment ACCACGAGTTCAGGAACGGTTTCGGAGAGCAGGGATCGTGCGGTGGCGTCCAGGCCGTCGTCGGTGATCAGCACGTCGGCCCGTTCCAGCGGGACGATCGAGGAGATGCCGACGGTGCCCCACTTGGTGCTGTCGGCGAGCACGACCAGGCGTTCCGCGGCCTCGACCAGGGCGCGGTTGACATCCGCCTCCATCAGGTTGGGCGTGGTGTAGCCGGCCCGCTCGCTCATCCCGTGCACGCCCAGGAACAGCATGTCCAGGTGCAGGGTGCCGATCGCGGCCACGGCCACCGGGCCGACCAGCGCGTCGGACGGGGTGCGGGTGCCGCCGGTCAGCACGACGGTCTGGTCCGGCCGGCCGGCGCGGTAGAAGACGTCGGCGACCGGGATCGAGTTGGTCACCACGGTCAGCGACGGGACGTCGACCAGCCGCTGGGCCAGCTCGGCCGTGGTGGTGCCGGCCGAGAGCGCGATGGCGTCGCCGGGCGAGACCAGGGCGGCCGCGCGGGCCGCGATCGCGGTCTTCTCGTCGCGCTGGCGCACCGACTTGGCGGCGAAACCCGGCTCGTGTGCGGAACCGGGGCTGACCGTGGTCGCTCCACCGTGTACCTTCGCCAGCAGCCCGCGGTCGGCGAGCGCCTCGAGGTCACGGCGGATCGTCATGTCGGAGACGCTGTACTCCGCGGCGAGCTCGGAGACCCGGACGCCGCCGGTGGCACGGACCCGATCGAGGATCGCGGCCTGACGCTGCTGGGCGAGCATCAGCAATCCACCAACTTCGGTCGTGGTTTCCGCACTATTTCGAACACACTTGAACAGTACCGCGATTTCGGGTGTGCGCGAAAGAGTGACTTCAGATACCCCGGCCCCGTTTGTGCAGCGCTGAAAGGACATTCTCCACCTTCACCGCTCCGGTCATCGCGGCGAGAGCGATCGCCGTCCGCGGTTCCTTCCAGTTCGCCCGGACCGCCTCCTTGCTGAACTGCCACGCCTGGCTGCGGTTCCCGGTCGCCGCCGACCAGCACGCGAGCTGGCCGTACACCCGCGCGGCGCCCGGCCGGCAGCCACTGATCTCCGGGTGCCGCTGCATCATCCAGCGCAACGAGGAGATCTTCGTGGCGTACTCGTAGGCGTAGTGCGAACTGCGCCCCCATAGCACCTGCACCAGAGGTTCGTCCACATGCACGATCGGCGCGCGGCGGGCCGCCCTGAGCAAAAGGTCCCAATCCTCGTTCTGGCTGCCGGGCGCGTCCTCGGCGACCATCCCCATCGCGTCCTCGGCCAGCACCTCGCGGCGGACCAGGAACGACGACGAGTGCAGCATCGACATCCGGGAGCGGGCCAGGTCGTCCACGGTCACCCGGCTGTGGCCGGCCAGCCGCGGCGTGGTGCGGCCCTCGAACTCCACCTCGATCGCGCAGGTGGCGAACTCCGCGTCCGGCTCGGCCAGCAGCGCGGCCACCTGGCGGCGCAGCTTGTCCGGCAGCCAGCGGTCGTCGTCGTCGCAGAACGCCACCAGCTCGGTGTCCAGGGCCAGCACGCCGGTGTTCCGGGCGCCGGCCAGGCCGCCGGTCCGCCAGTTCGTCAGCACCAGCACCGGGACGTCCTCGGTGTGGGCGAGCAGATAGTCCGGCTCGGTCTGGTCGTAGACGACGACGATCCGCAGCTCGCCCGGGTACTTCTGGGCGCGGACCGCGGCGATCGACCGGCGGACCAGCTCCGGGCGGTTCCGGGTGGGGATGACGACCCCGACCGACGGCCAGTTCATCGCGCCTCCTGCTGTGCGGTTCGTCCTCGGGATGGGCGGCTCATCGGGCGTCGTCGGGGTTCAGCTGGTAGCCGTAGGCGCGCAGCATCGGGCCGCACACCGCGCCGACCAGGCGGCGCTGGGCGACCGGCAGCTTGCGCATCCACGCGTCGTCCTGGCGCAGCGGCAGCCGCCCCACGGTGAACCGCATCGGATTGCCGGCCGCGCTGTGCCCGACCCGCAGCCGGGCCTCACCGGGCCGGAGGAAGTCCAGATCGGCCGGCTGCAGCGTGAGCCCGGCGAAGTCGGCCAGCCGGATCAGCCCGGCCCGCGGGTCGGCCAGGAACTCCTCGTACCGGATCCGGCGCAGCGGCACACCCCGGCGGGCGAGCAGTCCGAACGCGGCGTTGTGCGCGTTCCAGAGCAGCGCCGAGCGGCCGGGGGAGTAGCGGGTCATCTCGTCCGCGCCGTCGGTCTCCGGGCGGGCGACCCGCTTCGTCCAGGAGTAGGCGACGCCGCGGGCGTCCCGGACCACGTGCACCACGCGCAGGTCGATGTCGCCGGCGGCGCGGAGCACGTGCGCCAATGCGGAATGCTTCGACGAATCGACGACCAGCTTCGCCCCGGAGACCTCGGCGGCGGCCGCATAGACCTTTGCATAAAAAGAGGCATATTCCCGTACGTCCACAGCGGGCTTGGCGGCGGATGCGAGCCGGGGGATGTGGCGGGTCCGCTCGACCGCGTCGCGCAGGGCGTGCACCCGATCGACGTCGACGTTCGCCCAGCCGTCGAAGGCGCTCTTGCCCACCCGCTGCCAGAACTCGCAGGCGGAGAAGCGCTCCCCGCAGCCGCACCGCTCGTCGTCCCGCAGGTCCCGCTGCCACAGGTGGACGACCTCGCCGAGCGCGCAGACCCCGGGCAGCTCTCCGAGCAGTCGTTCGACGAGCGTGGTGCCGCTTCGCCCCAATCCGCCCAGAAATAGCACTTGTGCCACTTTGGCCCGCCTTCACTCGTTTCGCTCTGGTAACGAGTGAAGCAGGCAAAAGGAGGCGTCAAGTGGTTATCGAGGCTTTCGAACGCGTGCACCTGGACGGCACGGGAATTGACCGGATCACCGAGGAGGAGGTGGTGGCGGTCGTCCGGGAGGCCCTGTCCCGAGGTCGGGGCGGGCGCATCAGCACGCCGAACATCGACATCCTGCGGCGGGCGGCGATCGACCCGGAGGCCCGCCGCCACCTGAACGACGCCGACCTGATCGTCGCCGACGGGATGCCGCTGATCTGGGCCAGTCGGCTCGGTGGGGCTCCGCTTCCGGAGCGGGTCGCCGGGAGCAGTCTGATCTGGACCCTCTCCGAGGGGCTGGGGCGGGACGCCCGCTCCGTCTTCATCGTCGGCGGCACCCCGGCCCCGCGGGTGATCAGCCCGAACGCCGGTGAACCGCACCGCGCGGAACTCCCCGCCACCCCGCGCAAAACCCCAGCCCCGGCCGGTGCCCCAGCCCCGGCCGCAGCCCCCGGCCCGGCCGCAGCCCCCGACTCGGCCGTTGGCCCCGCTCCGGTGCCGACTCGCGACCTCGGGCGCGGGCAGGCGGCTCTCACCGGGTCGACCGCGGAGGCGCCGATCGTCGGGTCGCGGCGGGTCGCGGTCGCCGGGGCGGTCACGGTTCGCGAGGTGCGGGCGTCCGGCGCGGTCCGTGCCGCGGTGCGGCTCGCCGCCGCCAGCCCGGGCCTGCGGATCGCGGGCGCGATCAGCCCGCCGTTCGGCTTCGAGGAGGACGAGACGTCCTACGCCGAGGTCTGTGATCGGGTCGTCGAGGCCCGGCCTGACCTGGTCTTCGTCGGCCTCGGCTTCCCCAAGCAGGAGTCAGTGATCGAACGCCTCCGCCGTGACCTCCCCGCCACCTGGTTCGTCGGGTGCGGAGCCGCGGTCAACTTCGTGGCCGGCGACGTGCACC encodes:
- a CDS encoding glycosyltransferase family A protein produces the protein MNWPSVGVVIPTRNRPELVRRSIAAVRAQKYPGELRIVVVYDQTEPDYLLAHTEDVPVLVLTNWRTGGLAGARNTGVLALDTELVAFCDDDDRWLPDKLRRQVAALLAEPDAEFATCAIEVEFEGRTTPRLAGHSRVTVDDLARSRMSMLHSSSFLVRREVLAEDAMGMVAEDAPGSQNEDWDLLLRAARRAPIVHVDEPLVQVLWGRSSHYAYEYATKISSLRWMMQRHPEISGCRPGAARVYGQLACWSAATGNRSQAWQFSKEAVRANWKEPRTAIALAAMTGAVKVENVLSALHKRGRGI
- a CDS encoding DeoR/GlpR family DNA-binding transcription regulator, producing the protein MLAQQRQAAILDRVRATGGVRVSELAAEYSVSDMTIRRDLEALADRGLLAKVHGGATTVSPGSAHEPGFAAKSVRQRDEKTAIAARAAALVSPGDAIALSAGTTTAELAQRLVDVPSLTVVTNSIPVADVFYRAGRPDQTVVLTGGTRTPSDALVGPVAVAAIGTLHLDMLFLGVHGMSERAGYTTPNLMEADVNRALVEAAERLVVLADSTKWGTVGISSIVPLERADVLITDDGLDATARSLLSETVPELVVVNPQ
- a CDS encoding WecB/TagA/CpsF family glycosyltransferase is translated as MVIEAFERVHLDGTGIDRITEEEVVAVVREALSRGRGGRISTPNIDILRRAAIDPEARRHLNDADLIVADGMPLIWASRLGGAPLPERVAGSSLIWTLSEGLGRDARSVFIVGGTPAPRVISPNAGEPHRAELPATPRKTPAPAGAPAPAAAPGPAAAPDSAVGPAPVPTRDLGRGQAALTGSTAEAPIVGSRRVAVAGAVTVREVRASGAVRAAVRLAAASPGLRIAGAISPPFGFEEDETSYAEVCDRVVEARPDLVFVGLGFPKQESVIERLRRDLPATWFVGCGAAVNFVAGDVHRAPRWMQRTGLEWAHRLGAEPRRLARRYLRQDAPYALRLLARAPRRARRT
- a CDS encoding sulfotransferase, whose amino-acid sequence is MAQVLFLGGLGRSGTTLVERLLGELPGVCALGEVVHLWQRDLRDDERCGCGERFSACEFWQRVGKSAFDGWANVDVDRVHALRDAVERTRHIPRLASAAKPAVDVREYASFYAKVYAAAAEVSGAKLVVDSSKHSALAHVLRAAGDIDLRVVHVVRDARGVAYSWTKRVARPETDGADEMTRYSPGRSALLWNAHNAAFGLLARRGVPLRRIRYEEFLADPRAGLIRLADFAGLTLQPADLDFLRPGEARLRVGHSAAGNPMRFTVGRLPLRQDDAWMRKLPVAQRRLVGAVCGPMLRAYGYQLNPDDAR